Proteins encoded together in one Terriglobus saanensis SP1PR4 window:
- a CDS encoding peroxiredoxin encodes MSLRINDIAPDFTAETTEGTIHFHEWIGDNWAVLFSHPKDFTPVCTTELGAVAGLEKQFAQRGVKVLGLSVDPVDNHTKWAEDIKDVSGFPVEFPMIGDPQLKVAKLYDMLPADAGETSEGRTPANNAPVRTVFVIGPDKRIKLTMAYPMTTGRNFDEILRVLDSIQLTAKHKVATPANWKQGEDVIITGAVSNEEAATVFPGYKTVKPYLRTTTQPK; translated from the coding sequence ATGTCCCTTCGTATCAACGATATTGCACCCGACTTCACGGCAGAGACAACGGAAGGCACAATCCACTTTCACGAGTGGATTGGCGATAACTGGGCAGTGCTGTTTTCGCACCCCAAAGACTTTACCCCAGTCTGCACGACGGAACTGGGTGCAGTGGCCGGTCTCGAAAAGCAGTTTGCTCAGCGCGGCGTAAAGGTTCTCGGCCTGAGTGTCGACCCAGTCGACAACCACACTAAGTGGGCAGAGGACATCAAGGATGTCAGCGGCTTCCCGGTTGAATTTCCAATGATCGGCGACCCTCAGTTGAAGGTCGCGAAGCTTTATGACATGCTCCCCGCGGATGCAGGCGAGACGAGCGAAGGACGGACACCCGCGAACAATGCACCGGTACGCACGGTCTTCGTGATTGGACCGGACAAGCGGATCAAACTGACCATGGCCTACCCCATGACAACGGGGCGTAACTTTGACGAGATCCTACGCGTTCTGGACAGCATCCAGCTGACGGCGAAGCACAAGGTGGCCACCCCGGCAAACTGGAAGCAGGGTGAGGACGTCATCATTACGGGCGCAGTCTCCAATGAAGAAGCCGCTACGGTCTTTCCTGGATACAAAACCGTAAAGCCTTATCTGCGGACGACGACACAACCCAAATAA